In Silene latifolia isolate original U9 population chromosome X, ASM4854445v1, whole genome shotgun sequence, the following proteins share a genomic window:
- the LOC141620614 gene encoding uncharacterized protein LOC141620614, translated as MARETRTLRELTAPNLNVQPLCITFSALDDGVTFELKYGLIHQLPSFSGMSIEDPNKHLSDFHIVCTSMKPPAITDEQLKLRAFPFTLKDNARDWLNYLPPGSITTWVGMKKAFLEKYFPPSRSSQLKRAISNVEQQDGETMYEYLEKFKKLCASFPYLGYSDQDLIMYFYGGLNKDDHRMIHSACGGNIANKNPDEAWEVIAELAETSRQFERKPSRRGVNAMGVSPGLEEKVDNIVSTLRDMLSGRQMAIVCGICATEGHPNDLCPYLRESGQEEVNGVWESTTYNRKWDPYSKTYNEGWKAHPNFRWGNSQAGSSSGPPRGQFLQRPQGQQFNQQVPQQAAEQAPPS; from the coding sequence ATGGCTAGAGAGACCCGCACTCTAAGGGAGCTCACAGCTCCAAATCTTAACGTTCAACCATTGTGCATCACTTTCTCGGCATTGGATGATGGAGTTACTTTTGAACTGAAATATGGTTTGATACATCAATTACCAAGTTTCAGTGGTATGAGCATTGAGGATCCGAATAAGCATCTTTCAGACTTTCATATTGTGTGCACTAGTATGAAGCCACCTGCTATTACTGACGAGCAGTTGAAATTGAGAGCATTTCCTTTCACCTTGAAGGACAATGCGAGAGACTGGTTAAACTATCTCCCACCGGGAAGTATCACTACTTGGGTAGGTATGAAGAAGGCgttcttggagaaatattttccTCCTTCTCGATCATCTCAGCTGAAAAGAGCCATCAGTAATGTTGAACAGCAAGACGGGGAAACTATGTATGAGTATCTTGAGAAATTTAAGAAGCTCTGTGCTAGTTTCCCTTACCTTGGTTATTCTGATCAGGATCTCATTATGTATTTTTATGGTGGACTGAACAAAGATGACCATCGCATGATTCACTCTGCTTGCGGAGGAAACATAGCCAACAAAAATCCAGATGAGGCTTGGGAGGTTATTGCAGAGCTAGCTGAGACCTCTAGACAGTTTGAGAGGAAACCATCACGAAGAGGAGTGAATGCTATGGGTGTTAGTCCTGGTTTAGAGGAAAAGGTTGATAATATTGTTTCCACTCTCCGTGACATGTTATCTGGGAGACAAATGGCTATTGTTTGTGGCATATGCGCTACTGAGGGTCACCCTAATGATTTATGTCCATACTTGCGAGAAAGTGGCCAAGAAGAGGTGAATGGTGTTTGGGAGAGTACTACCTATAACAGGAAATGGGATCCATATTCCAAGACCTATAATGAAGGATGGAAGGCTCACCCTAACTTTCGTTGGGGAAATTCTCAAGCCGGTTCATCGTCTGGCCCTCCTAGAGGTCAGTTTCTCCAAAGACCACAAGGACAACAATTTAATCAACAAGTACCTCAACAAGCAGCTGAACAAGCACCACCGAGTTGA